From Deferrisoma camini S3R1, the proteins below share one genomic window:
- a CDS encoding alpha/beta hydrolase codes for MRRTVRLLALPVAAALALAACGSPPDDNVAPKPAPTPTTSAGTPKVTALYDPTQEIMPLPNDLVWLADGDPEVELSLDADADPALVQLAQVIEALGIQGLSPNMFLTIPVSGAVDESTLQLYVFRLDAQEAPRTQADFTAVEEDGVLKLVPKTPFSAGGYYAVAIKTGLLDENGFPVEPSPVMNALKSQESLVGTAFERLEDLRAGFDAQLFPALEGNFRWSRGDVLLLWTFHTADSTLTLADEASITAALSAGQPDALKLPYDQFGDTVATFKGASTLWPDLANDLQWKQPGEEVTYGSTPVALPPSVVWEGAGLTGLVPNDALGSVYFGKFSSPVLSTLTAETPTGTDVPFVLLTPSAASCGSGPYTTVLFQHGLGRSKEDAFALANSLAKACLATFAIDAPFHGDREVVDEDTGEAVEFFSANLLADRANVYQAAIDLWEAMDVIQSPDGVDLDGDGDADLTSPRFVAHSLGSIIGSVFLNADDRPEKILLSSPSAGLANVLDSSSLPDLQALVGSLGFTKGTTEYYVFLNIVQWLMDPVDGAYMGIGQSNGTDKLLAVFAYDDPVVTDVASRAFLGGIGIDEITEVDPASIDAEAIAGGDFATMPAPVAGAYQYGVSGKPIVHSFLLSPATVDTETGERIPYYPDTLYDDALQMNATSGAQAQGAFFLAPSGD; via the coding sequence ATGAGACGAACGGTCCGGTTGCTCGCCCTGCCCGTTGCCGCGGCCCTGGCGCTCGCGGCCTGCGGCTCCCCGCCCGACGACAACGTCGCGCCAAAGCCCGCGCCCACTCCGACCACCTCGGCGGGCACCCCGAAGGTCACCGCCCTGTACGACCCGACCCAAGAGATCATGCCCCTCCCGAACGACCTGGTCTGGCTGGCCGATGGGGACCCGGAGGTGGAGCTCAGCCTCGACGCCGACGCCGACCCGGCCCTGGTTCAGCTGGCCCAGGTGATCGAGGCCCTCGGGATCCAGGGGCTCTCGCCCAACATGTTCCTCACCATTCCGGTGTCGGGGGCCGTGGACGAGTCCACCCTGCAGCTGTACGTGTTCCGCTTGGATGCCCAGGAAGCCCCCCGCACCCAGGCGGACTTCACGGCGGTGGAGGAGGACGGCGTTCTCAAGCTGGTGCCGAAAACCCCGTTCTCCGCGGGCGGGTACTACGCGGTGGCGATCAAGACCGGGCTCCTCGACGAGAACGGGTTCCCGGTGGAGCCCAGCCCGGTGATGAACGCCCTGAAGAGCCAGGAGTCCCTGGTTGGAACCGCGTTCGAACGGCTCGAGGACCTGCGGGCCGGGTTCGACGCCCAACTGTTCCCGGCCCTGGAGGGCAACTTCAGATGGAGCCGGGGGGACGTGCTCCTGCTCTGGACCTTCCACACCGCGGACTCCACCCTGACACTGGCGGACGAGGCCTCGATCACTGCGGCTTTGAGCGCCGGCCAACCCGACGCGCTGAAACTCCCCTACGACCAGTTCGGGGATACCGTGGCCACGTTCAAAGGTGCGAGCACCCTCTGGCCGGACCTCGCCAACGACCTCCAGTGGAAACAGCCCGGGGAGGAGGTGACCTACGGATCCACGCCGGTCGCCCTGCCGCCGTCTGTCGTATGGGAGGGCGCAGGCCTCACGGGGCTGGTTCCCAACGATGCGCTGGGATCCGTGTACTTCGGGAAGTTCAGCTCGCCGGTCCTGAGCACGCTGACCGCGGAAACACCGACCGGGACCGACGTCCCCTTCGTTCTTCTCACTCCCTCGGCTGCTTCCTGCGGCTCCGGCCCCTACACCACGGTGCTGTTCCAGCACGGCCTGGGCCGGAGCAAAGAAGACGCCTTCGCCCTGGCCAACTCCCTGGCGAAGGCGTGTCTCGCCACCTTTGCGATCGACGCGCCGTTCCACGGTGACCGTGAGGTAGTGGACGAGGACACGGGAGAGGCGGTGGAGTTCTTCAGCGCAAACCTCCTGGCCGACCGGGCCAACGTGTACCAGGCCGCCATCGACCTGTGGGAGGCCATGGACGTGATCCAATCTCCAGACGGTGTGGACCTCGACGGCGACGGTGACGCCGACCTCACCTCGCCCCGGTTCGTGGCCCACTCCCTGGGCTCGATCATCGGCTCGGTGTTCCTGAACGCCGACGACCGCCCCGAGAAGATCCTCCTTTCCAGCCCGTCAGCCGGCCTGGCCAACGTGCTGGACTCCAGCTCCCTGCCGGACCTCCAGGCCCTGGTCGGGAGCCTTGGGTTCACCAAGGGCACCACCGAGTACTACGTGTTCCTGAACATCGTCCAGTGGCTCATGGACCCGGTGGACGGGGCCTACATGGGCATCGGACAGAGCAACGGCACCGACAAGCTGCTGGCCGTGTTCGCCTACGACGACCCGGTGGTCACCGACGTGGCCAGCCGCGCGTTCCTCGGCGGCATCGGGATCGACGAAATCACCGAGGTGGATCCGGCGTCGATCGACGCGGAGGCGATCGCCGGCGGGGACTTCGCCACCATGCCAGCGCCGGTCGCCGGTGCCTACCAGTACGGCGTTTCCGGCAAACCCATCGTCCACAGCTTCCTGCTGAGCCCGGCCACCGTGGACACCGAAACAGGCGAGCGGATCCCCTACTATCCGGACACCCTCTACGACGACGCCCTGCAGATGAACGCCACCTCCGGCGCCCAAGCCCAGGGGGCGTTCTTCCTGGCGCCGTCCGGCGACTGA
- a CDS encoding protein-tyrosine phosphatase family protein, protein MTVLPFYWLVPGQVAAGLYPGSPDPGQAREKLRWLVGQGIRAFVDLTEPGEITRSFGPLVPYEGVLREVAGEAGETVERLSFPIPDGEAPSPETMVRILDAMDERMAAGSPLYVHCLGGRGRTGVVVGCFLVRHAPRLLGTDDPVEAPRRALAQIVQERVAQGMPFAGDSPQTCPQFERVGSWRIGR, encoded by the coding sequence GTGACCGTGCTTCCGTTCTACTGGCTCGTGCCCGGCCAGGTGGCGGCCGGCCTGTACCCCGGGTCGCCGGACCCCGGACAGGCGCGGGAGAAGCTCCGGTGGCTGGTGGGGCAGGGGATCCGGGCGTTTGTAGATCTGACCGAGCCGGGGGAGATCACCCGGAGTTTCGGTCCGCTGGTGCCGTACGAGGGGGTGCTCCGGGAGGTGGCCGGGGAGGCCGGCGAGACCGTGGAGCGGCTGTCGTTCCCGATCCCGGACGGGGAAGCGCCGTCCCCGGAGACCATGGTGCGGATCCTGGACGCGATGGACGAACGGATGGCGGCCGGAAGCCCTTTGTACGTCCACTGCCTCGGCGGCCGGGGCCGCACCGGGGTGGTGGTGGGGTGCTTTCTGGTGCGGCACGCCCCGCGCCTTCTGGGTACCGACGACCCTGTGGAGGCGCCCAGGCGGGCCCTGGCGCAAATCGTCCAGGAGCGGGTGGCCCAGGGGATGCCGTTCGCCGGCGATTCGCCCCAGACCTGCCCCCAGTTCGAGCGGGTCGGCTCCTGGAGGATCGGGCGGTGA
- a CDS encoding ADP-ribosylglycohydrolase family protein, producing the protein MTPSREDRFAGCLLGLAVGDAVGTAVEFRPPGTFPPVTDMTGGGPFGLEPGQWTDDTSMALCLAESLLETGEFEPADQMRRYVRWWREGHLSSTGRCFDIGNTVRAALARFKETREPFSGSTDPRSAGNGSLMRLAPVAMRFADDPARAVRLCGESSRTTHGARTCVDACRYFGGLLVGALGGVGKETLLSPRYAPVEGLWEADPLCPEIDAIAAGSFKVKDPPEIRGTGYVVASLEAALWAFHRSGNFREGCLLAVNLGNDADTTAAVYGQIAGAYYGASGIPDEWLERLAMADLIRETALRLMP; encoded by the coding sequence GTGACGCCCTCCCGTGAGGACCGGTTCGCCGGGTGTTTGCTGGGCCTGGCCGTGGGCGACGCGGTGGGCACGGCGGTGGAGTTTCGCCCGCCCGGCACGTTCCCGCCGGTGACGGACATGACCGGGGGCGGGCCGTTCGGTCTAGAGCCCGGGCAGTGGACCGACGACACCAGCATGGCCCTGTGCCTGGCCGAGAGCCTGTTGGAGACCGGCGAGTTCGAACCGGCGGACCAGATGCGCCGCTACGTGCGGTGGTGGCGGGAGGGGCACCTCTCCAGCACGGGCCGGTGCTTCGACATCGGCAACACCGTACGTGCGGCCCTGGCGCGGTTCAAAGAGACCCGGGAGCCGTTTTCGGGCTCGACCGATCCCCGGTCCGCCGGGAACGGGTCGCTCATGCGGCTGGCGCCGGTGGCGATGCGGTTCGCGGACGACCCGGCCCGGGCGGTCCGGCTGTGCGGGGAGAGCTCGCGCACCACCCACGGGGCGCGCACCTGCGTGGACGCGTGCCGTTACTTCGGCGGGCTCCTGGTGGGCGCGCTCGGCGGGGTGGGCAAGGAGACGTTGCTCTCCCCCCGGTACGCGCCGGTGGAGGGGCTTTGGGAGGCCGATCCCCTGTGCCCGGAGATCGACGCGATCGCCGCCGGATCGTTCAAGGTCAAAGACCCTCCGGAGATCCGGGGCACCGGGTACGTGGTGGCATCGTTGGAGGCGGCTTTATGGGCGTTCCACCGGTCCGGGAACTTCCGGGAGGGGTGCCTGTTGGCGGTGAACCTCGGGAACGACGCGGACACCACCGCGGCCGTGTACGGTCAGATCGCCGGGGCCTATTACGGGGCATCGGGCATCCCCGATGAATGGCTCGAGCGGCTGGCGATGGCCGATCTCATCCGGGAGACGGCGTTGCGGCTGATGCCGTGA
- a CDS encoding OmpP1/FadL family transporter, protein MRRNWTTWVAGLAVLGLSSPAFPAGFHIREQGAKAMGMANAFVAQADDPSAIFYNPAGLAFQTGSQMSLGVTIIQVPETEFEGKTWLGEKNVSGSEFSGKQSARPDIFFPPNIYATTRLKSAPVAFGIGINSLYPLAKRWDTTSPFRDDVKEVAIKPINVNPTVAFQWKNLGIAFGVDYTYATLWLENAPYTTVFDGAGNPVNLNVGDLEVEGTGDGWGFNFGLLWKPSETWSFGVSYRSRIKIEVDDGDADLMVSQKAQDVLGLPSHVNTDGSTDITLPDTWSFAVAWRPTKKLTFEFDVDRFGWSSYDELALDFEDETVLHDETLPKDWENTWTFRFGAQYAVNDNLDLRAGYAYDNTPVPDDTLGPDLPDSDRHNVTLGLGWHNEHGALDLAYMAVLFKDRSVSNDHQDGEYKSEAHLFAANVSFWF, encoded by the coding sequence ATGAGACGCAACTGGACGACTTGGGTTGCCGGGCTCGCGGTGCTGGGGCTTTCGTCCCCCGCCTTCCCGGCGGGGTTCCACATCCGCGAGCAGGGCGCCAAAGCCATGGGTATGGCCAACGCCTTCGTGGCCCAGGCCGACGACCCCTCGGCCATCTTCTACAACCCGGCCGGCCTTGCCTTCCAAACAGGCAGCCAGATGAGCCTGGGTGTGACCATCATCCAGGTGCCCGAGACCGAGTTCGAGGGAAAGACCTGGCTGGGTGAAAAGAACGTGAGCGGGTCGGAGTTCTCGGGCAAGCAGAGCGCCCGGCCCGACATCTTCTTCCCCCCGAACATCTACGCCACCACCCGGCTCAAGTCGGCGCCGGTGGCCTTCGGGATCGGTATCAACTCCTTGTACCCCTTGGCGAAACGTTGGGACACCACCAGCCCCTTCCGGGACGACGTCAAGGAGGTGGCGATCAAGCCCATCAACGTGAACCCCACGGTGGCGTTCCAGTGGAAGAACCTCGGCATCGCGTTCGGGGTGGACTATACCTACGCCACGCTGTGGCTGGAGAACGCGCCGTACACCACGGTGTTCGACGGCGCCGGCAACCCCGTCAACCTGAACGTGGGCGACCTGGAGGTCGAGGGCACGGGTGACGGCTGGGGCTTCAACTTCGGTCTGCTGTGGAAGCCGTCGGAGACCTGGTCCTTCGGGGTTTCGTACCGCAGCCGCATCAAGATCGAGGTGGACGACGGCGACGCCGACCTCATGGTGAGCCAGAAGGCCCAGGACGTGCTGGGGCTCCCGAGCCACGTGAACACCGACGGGTCCACGGACATCACCCTCCCGGACACCTGGAGCTTTGCGGTGGCCTGGCGGCCGACGAAGAAGCTCACCTTCGAGTTCGACGTGGACCGGTTCGGGTGGAGCTCGTACGACGAGCTGGCCCTGGACTTCGAGGACGAGACCGTCCTCCACGACGAGACCCTGCCCAAGGACTGGGAGAACACCTGGACCTTCCGGTTCGGGGCCCAGTACGCGGTGAACGACAACCTGGACCTGCGGGCCGGCTACGCCTACGACAACACCCCGGTGCCGGACGACACCCTGGGGCCCGACCTCCCCGACTCGGACCGCCACAACGTCACCCTCGGTCTGGGATGGCACAACGAGCACGGGGCGCTCGACCTGGCGTACATGGCCGTGCTGTTCAAGGACCGCAGCGTGTCCAACGACCACCAGGACGGCGAGTACAAGAGCGAGGCCCACCTGTTCGCGGCGAACGTGAGCTTCTGGTTCTGA
- a CDS encoding ARPP-1 family domain-containing protein, with the protein MDAIASALGAVSLGGPAGHENLWVFPLMGGNGGPPDYLTLDEALEGGHARVTEVSEDGSVPELRFVNESEHRILLLDGEELVGAKQNRTLNVSIMVGAKQTVVVPVTCVEQGRWSYRSPEFQTARHAHFARARAAKAAQVSESLRSRGSREADQDQVWEEISSRARRMGAVSPTLAMDEIYEKHRRRVESYQRALPAAEGQAGAVFAIGGQVAGLDLFDSAVTLRKLWPKIVSSYAVDAIDRFEEEDERTEAPAEAVGAFLQTVARAPVERFPAIGLGEDLRVAAPSLAGGALHVDGRVVHMAVFSREPAGEEETRGPGRARMARASRRRSG; encoded by the coding sequence ATGGACGCAATCGCCAGCGCGTTGGGAGCGGTGTCTCTGGGAGGGCCGGCGGGCCACGAGAACCTCTGGGTCTTTCCCCTGATGGGCGGCAACGGGGGGCCGCCCGACTATTTGACGCTCGACGAGGCCCTTGAAGGCGGCCACGCACGGGTCACCGAGGTGTCGGAGGACGGCAGCGTGCCCGAGCTCAGGTTCGTCAACGAGAGCGAGCACCGGATCCTGCTCCTGGACGGGGAGGAGCTGGTGGGCGCGAAGCAGAACCGCACCCTGAACGTCTCCATCATGGTGGGGGCGAAACAGACCGTGGTGGTGCCCGTCACGTGCGTGGAACAGGGCAGGTGGAGCTACCGCTCGCCGGAGTTCCAAACGGCACGGCACGCGCATTTTGCCCGGGCCCGAGCCGCGAAGGCGGCCCAGGTCTCCGAGTCCCTGAGGAGCAGGGGCAGCCGCGAGGCGGACCAGGATCAGGTGTGGGAGGAGATCTCCTCCAGGGCCCGGAGAATGGGGGCGGTTTCCCCCACCCTGGCGATGGACGAGATCTACGAGAAGCACCGACGCAGGGTGGAGTCGTACCAGCGGGCGCTGCCCGCTGCAGAGGGCCAGGCGGGCGCGGTGTTCGCCATCGGCGGGCAGGTGGCGGGCCTGGACCTGTTCGACTCGGCCGTTACCCTGCGGAAGCTGTGGCCGAAGATCGTCTCGAGCTATGCGGTCGACGCGATCGACCGGTTCGAGGAGGAAGACGAGCGCACGGAAGCCCCTGCCGAAGCCGTGGGCGCGTTCCTGCAAACGGTGGCGAGGGCCCCGGTGGAGCGGTTCCCGGCGATCGGTTTGGGGGAAGACCTCCGGGTGGCGGCCCCGAGCCTGGCCGGGGGAGCGCTCCATGTGGACGGCCGGGTCGTTCACATGGCCGTCTTCAGCCGGGAGCCGGCAGGGGAAGAGGAGACCCGTGGTCCCGGAAGGGCCCGTATGGCGCGGGCGTCCCGCCGACGCAGCGGATGA
- a CDS encoding Fic family protein has translation MKRGPTGRYTVTTVGGEPVRAFVPHPLPPDPPLDFRGPLQAALERASLALGRLDGVSTLLPDTSLFLYAYVRKEAVLSSQIEGTQSSLSDLLLFELEEAPGVAIDDVVEVSNYVAALDHGLTRLRGGFPLSNRLIREIHGVLLSRGRGSTKAPGEFRRSQNWIGGTRPGNAVFVPPPPTAVPDCMGALERFLHAEDDGLPVLVRAGLAHVQFETIHPFLDGNGRLGRLIITFLLCSRGLLREPLLYLSLYLKEHRAEYYELLERARRDGDWEAWLAFFLEGVRVTAEGAVETARRLEALFGDDRARIETTGRRAGSALRVHEALKARPILSLPAACERTGLSFPAVSSAMDLLMDLGVARELTGRRRNRLFAYDRYLAILNEGTVREGA, from the coding sequence ATGAAACGAGGACCCACCGGCCGCTACACGGTCACGACCGTTGGGGGCGAGCCCGTTCGGGCGTTCGTGCCGCACCCGCTGCCGCCGGACCCGCCGTTGGACTTCAGGGGGCCCCTCCAGGCGGCCCTGGAGCGGGCGAGCCTGGCCCTGGGGCGGCTCGACGGCGTTTCGACCCTGCTGCCGGATACGTCGCTGTTCCTCTACGCGTATGTCCGCAAGGAAGCCGTGCTCTCCTCGCAGATCGAGGGGACGCAGTCCTCCCTGTCGGACCTGCTCCTCTTCGAGTTGGAGGAGGCCCCCGGCGTCGCCATCGACGACGTGGTGGAGGTGTCGAACTACGTGGCCGCGCTCGACCATGGTTTGACGCGGCTGCGCGGGGGCTTTCCGCTCTCGAACCGGTTGATCCGCGAGATCCACGGGGTGCTGCTGTCGCGCGGGCGGGGGAGCACCAAGGCCCCCGGCGAGTTTCGGCGTTCCCAGAACTGGATCGGCGGCACCCGGCCGGGCAACGCCGTCTTCGTTCCGCCGCCTCCCACGGCCGTGCCCGACTGCATGGGGGCGCTCGAGCGGTTCCTCCACGCCGAGGACGACGGGCTTCCGGTGCTGGTACGGGCGGGGCTGGCGCACGTGCAGTTCGAGACCATCCACCCGTTCCTCGACGGCAACGGGCGGCTGGGGCGGTTGATCATCACCTTTCTTCTCTGCTCCAGGGGGTTGTTGCGGGAGCCCCTGCTGTACTTGAGCCTCTATCTCAAGGAGCATCGAGCCGAGTACTACGAGCTGCTGGAGCGTGCACGGCGCGACGGGGACTGGGAGGCGTGGCTCGCGTTCTTTCTGGAAGGCGTGCGCGTCACGGCGGAGGGGGCGGTGGAGACCGCCCGACGCCTGGAGGCGCTCTTCGGGGACGATCGCGCACGGATCGAAACGACCGGACGCCGGGCGGGTTCGGCGCTGCGGGTGCACGAGGCGCTCAAGGCCCGCCCCATCCTGTCGCTGCCGGCCGCCTGCGAACGGACCGGCCTGTCGTTCCCGGCCGTCTCGTCGGCCATGGATCTGCTGATGGATCTGGGCGTGGCTCGCGAGCTGACGGGCCGGCGCCGCAACCGGCTGTTCGCCTACGACCGCTATCTCGCCATCCTGAACGAGGGGACGGTGCGGGAAGGGGCATAA
- a CDS encoding acyl-CoA dehydrogenase family protein, with protein sequence MSENYVKGGSFLVRETTPEEVFTPEDFTSEQLQFAKTARDFIDNEVIPRNDEIEEKKPGVVPELLRKAGELGLLMADVPEEYGGLGLDKASSALVTENMSGQGSFSVAFGAHVGIGTLPLVYYGTEELKKKYLPGLADGSLVGCYCLTEPTAGSDALSIRTKAVLSEDGKHYILNGTKQFITNGGFADVFTVFAKIDGEQFTGFVLDKDTPGLKIGPEEHKMGIHGSSTTTVIFEDAKVPVENVIGEIGKGHKIAFNILNIGRFKLGAGAVGSSKRSLEHALAYALERKQFGRRLAEFGAIREKLAEMYARTYAAESTVYRTVGLIDQLLSLSGGGHDEAALQAIEEYSVECAIVKVFGSEVLDYVVDQTVQTYGGYGYCAEYPAERFYRDSRINRIFEGTNEINRLLVPGMLLRKAMKGEVPLFQAAQALQEELMGIPSLDMDADLGLLDAEKRLVANLKKICLFVAGVAAQKFGKGLAEQQNVLLRIADLAIQAYAAESTVLRVLKDAATRGEDKLALPIAAARIVCEEAVTTAEATAREALAGIEEGDTLMTMLAALRRLVRRTPANLVAARETIATKLVEMERVIW encoded by the coding sequence ATGAGCGAGAACTACGTCAAGGGCGGCAGCTTCCTGGTCCGCGAGACCACCCCGGAGGAGGTGTTCACCCCCGAGGACTTCACCTCGGAGCAGCTCCAGTTCGCCAAGACGGCGCGGGATTTCATCGACAACGAGGTGATCCCCCGCAACGACGAGATCGAGGAGAAGAAGCCCGGGGTGGTGCCCGAGCTCCTGCGCAAGGCGGGCGAGCTGGGCCTGCTGATGGCCGACGTGCCCGAGGAGTACGGCGGGCTGGGCCTCGACAAGGCCTCCAGCGCGCTCGTGACCGAGAACATGTCGGGCCAGGGCTCGTTCTCCGTGGCGTTCGGGGCCCATGTGGGCATCGGCACCCTGCCCCTGGTGTACTACGGAACCGAGGAGCTCAAGAAGAAGTACCTGCCCGGCCTGGCGGACGGGTCCCTGGTGGGGTGCTACTGCCTCACCGAGCCCACGGCCGGGTCCGACGCCCTGTCCATCCGGACCAAGGCGGTGCTCAGTGAGGACGGCAAGCACTACATCCTGAACGGCACCAAGCAGTTCATCACCAACGGCGGGTTCGCCGACGTGTTCACCGTGTTCGCCAAGATCGACGGCGAGCAGTTCACCGGGTTCGTGCTCGACAAGGACACCCCGGGCCTCAAGATCGGGCCCGAAGAGCACAAGATGGGAATCCACGGCTCCTCCACCACCACGGTGATCTTCGAGGACGCCAAGGTGCCGGTGGAGAACGTGATCGGCGAGATCGGCAAGGGCCACAAGATCGCCTTCAACATCCTGAACATCGGGCGGTTCAAGCTGGGCGCCGGCGCCGTGGGCAGCTCCAAGCGGTCCCTGGAGCACGCCCTGGCCTACGCCCTGGAGCGCAAGCAGTTCGGCCGGCGTCTGGCCGAGTTCGGGGCCATCCGGGAGAAGCTGGCCGAGATGTACGCCCGCACCTACGCGGCCGAGTCCACGGTGTACCGGACCGTGGGCCTGATCGACCAGCTCCTGTCCCTGAGCGGCGGGGGCCACGACGAGGCCGCCCTCCAGGCCATCGAGGAGTACAGCGTCGAGTGTGCCATCGTGAAGGTGTTCGGCTCCGAGGTGCTGGACTACGTGGTGGACCAGACCGTGCAGACCTACGGCGGCTACGGCTACTGTGCCGAGTACCCGGCCGAGCGGTTCTACCGGGACAGCCGGATCAACCGGATCTTCGAGGGCACCAACGAGATCAACCGGCTCCTGGTTCCGGGCATGCTGCTGCGGAAGGCCATGAAGGGCGAGGTGCCCCTGTTCCAGGCGGCCCAGGCCCTGCAGGAAGAGCTGATGGGCATCCCCAGCCTGGACATGGACGCGGACCTGGGCCTGCTGGACGCCGAGAAGCGGCTCGTGGCCAACCTCAAGAAGATCTGCCTGTTCGTGGCCGGCGTGGCGGCCCAGAAGTTCGGCAAGGGGCTGGCCGAGCAGCAGAACGTGCTGCTGCGGATCGCCGACCTGGCGATCCAGGCCTACGCGGCCGAGTCCACCGTGCTGCGGGTGCTCAAGGATGCGGCCACGCGCGGCGAGGACAAGCTGGCCCTGCCGATCGCCGCGGCCCGGATCGTGTGCGAGGAGGCCGTGACCACGGCCGAGGCCACGGCCCGGGAGGCCCTGGCCGGCATCGAGGAAGGCGACACCCTGATGACCATGCTGGCGGCCCTTCGCCGGCTGGTGCGCCGCACCCCCGCCAACCTGGTGGCCGCCCGGGAGACCATCGCCACCAAACTGGTGGAGATGGAGCGCGTGATCTGGTAA
- a CDS encoding thiolase family protein — translation MREAVIVSSVRTPVGKAFKGALSTVRPDDLAAVAIKGALERVPALDPAEIDDVILGCAFPEAEQGLNVARLALLLAGLPDTVPGQTVNRFCSSGLQTIAMAAQAVMTGMAEVVLAGGVESMTRVPMTGNKIMVNPDLVQSVPDSYLNMGLTAENVAERYGISREDQDAFALASHQKALAAQDAGRFDEELVPVPVTRYRPGRNGKPEETSFVHAKDEGPRRNTSLEGLAKLKPVFRQGGSVTAGNSSQMSDGAAISVVMSADKAQALGLEPLARFVSFGVGGVDPAVMGIGPVVAIPKALKVAGLGLKDIDLVELNEAFASQSLYVVRELGIDPEIVNVNGGAIALGHPLGCTGAKLTATLLHEMKRRKARYGIVSMCIGGGMGAAGIFENLQR, via the coding sequence ATGCGTGAGGCAGTGATCGTTTCGAGCGTGCGCACGCCGGTGGGCAAGGCCTTCAAGGGGGCCCTGTCCACCGTGCGGCCCGACGACCTGGCGGCCGTGGCCATCAAGGGGGCCCTGGAGCGGGTGCCCGCCCTGGACCCGGCCGAGATCGACGACGTGATCCTGGGGTGCGCGTTCCCCGAGGCCGAGCAGGGGCTCAACGTGGCCCGCTTGGCCCTGCTGTTGGCGGGGCTTCCCGACACCGTGCCGGGGCAGACCGTGAACCGGTTCTGCTCCTCCGGCCTCCAGACCATCGCCATGGCGGCCCAGGCCGTGATGACCGGCATGGCCGAGGTGGTCCTGGCCGGCGGGGTGGAGAGCATGACCCGGGTCCCCATGACCGGCAACAAGATCATGGTGAACCCCGACCTGGTGCAGAGCGTGCCCGACTCGTACCTGAACATGGGGCTCACGGCCGAGAACGTGGCCGAGCGCTACGGCATCAGCCGCGAGGACCAGGACGCCTTCGCCCTGGCCAGCCACCAGAAGGCCCTGGCGGCCCAGGATGCCGGTCGGTTCGACGAGGAACTGGTGCCCGTGCCGGTGACCCGGTACCGGCCCGGCAGGAACGGAAAGCCCGAGGAGACCTCGTTCGTCCACGCCAAGGACGAGGGCCCCCGCCGCAACACCTCCCTGGAGGGGCTGGCCAAGCTGAAGCCGGTGTTCCGCCAGGGCGGGTCGGTCACGGCCGGCAACTCGAGCCAGATGTCGGACGGCGCGGCCATCTCGGTGGTGATGAGCGCCGACAAGGCCCAGGCCCTGGGCCTGGAGCCCCTGGCCCGGTTCGTGTCGTTCGGCGTGGGCGGCGTGGACCCGGCGGTCATGGGCATCGGGCCGGTGGTGGCCATTCCCAAGGCCCTGAAGGTGGCCGGCCTCGGGCTCAAGGACATCGACCTGGTGGAGCTCAACGAGGCCTTCGCCAGCCAGAGCCTGTACGTGGTGCGGGAGCTCGGGATCGACCCGGAGATCGTCAACGTGAACGGCGGGGCCATCGCCCTGGGCCACCCCCTGGGGTGCACCGGGGCGAAGCTCACGGCCACCCTGCTCCACGAGATGAAGCGGCGCAAGGCCCGGTACGGCATCGTGAGCATGTGCATCGGAGGCGGCATGGGCGCCGCCGGCATCTTCGAGAATCTCCAGCGTTAG
- a CDS encoding ADP-ribosylglycohydrolase family protein, whose protein sequence is MIGAIAGDIIGASYERHNITAETDWPLFDAGARSRFTDDTVLTVATADAILTGADYGAKYREWYRRYPDRGFGPGFRRWAGSNRDEPYGSLGNGSAMRVSPVAWASDTLETVLREARRSAEVTHNHPEGIKGAQAVAAAFYGGVPPQIRDEALGRLDGPLLRVVRAFCRAVGLPLGEGGG, encoded by the coding sequence ATGATCGGCGCGATCGCGGGGGACATCATCGGGGCGTCGTACGAGCGGCACAACATCACGGCGGAGACTGACTGGCCCCTGTTCGACGCGGGCGCTCGCTCGCGGTTCACCGACGACACGGTGCTCACGGTGGCCACGGCCGACGCGATCCTGACGGGGGCCGACTATGGCGCGAAGTACCGGGAGTGGTACCGCCGGTATCCGGACCGGGGGTTCGGGCCCGGGTTTCGGCGGTGGGCAGGGTCGAACCGGGACGAGCCCTACGGGAGCCTGGGAAACGGGTCGGCCATGCGGGTGTCGCCGGTGGCCTGGGCATCCGACACGTTGGAGACGGTCCTGCGGGAGGCCCGCCGCAGCGCCGAGGTGACCCACAACCACCCGGAGGGGATCAAGGGGGCCCAGGCCGTGGCCGCGGCGTTCTACGGCGGGGTTCCGCCCCAAATCAGGGACGAGGCGCTCGGTCGGCTGGACGGGCCCCTGCTCCGGGTGGTTCGGGCCTTTTGCAGGGCAGTCGGGTTGCCGTTGGGGGAGGGCGGCGGCTGA